One window of Sardina pilchardus chromosome 2, fSarPil1.1, whole genome shotgun sequence genomic DNA carries:
- the jmjd4 gene encoding 2-oxoglutarate and iron-dependent oxygenase JMJD4 isoform X2 has product MDRETLHTSSSLIKIPRQTHQRCSSHFVDYIEKNMSYSRFFKNYLIPNHPCVFSKKFTEEWNCRKHWVTEEGKPNFSRLLQQFEETPVPVANCNVKEYNANPKQIIPFKEFIQYWREYIQNGHSSPKGCLYLKDWHMHRNFPEHNSYRTPIYFSSDWLNEYWDSIEVDDYRFVYMGPKGSWTPFHADVFRSYSWSANICGRKKWLLYPPGQEEFLRDRHGTLAYDVTAPMLQDKGQYPHIDKACQPLEIIQEAGEIVFVPSGWHHQVYNLFLQDELASVQREIEEWRETMDTWHQHCQVIMKSCTGIDYGEFATFLKIIANSRISFLNSYPASSSLQSRHLAEALESLGPHHATFDLQRVTYILESMLNNEDFKRLDPSILKFQPEALLQEIREATRSTV; this is encoded by the exons ATGGACAGGGAAACGTTACATACCTCCTCCAGTCTTATCAAAATACCCAGGCAGACACATCAGCGGTGTTCTTCCCATTTTGTCGACTACATCGAAAAGAACATGAGCTATTCCAGATTCTTTAAAAACTACTTGATTCCAAACCACCCCTGTGTTTTTTCGAAGAAGTTTACAGAAGAGTGGAACTGCAGAAAACACTGGGTCACAGAGGAGGGGAAGCCTAATTTCTCTAGACTTCTACAACAGTTTG AGGAAACACCAGTGCCCGTGGCAAACTGTAATGTCAAGGAATATAATGCGAATCCCAAGCAAATAATCCCATTTAAAGAATTCATCCAGTATTGGAGAGAATATATTCAAAATGGACACTCCTCACCCAAAGGATGTCTTTATCTAAAAGATTGGCATATGCACAG GAACTTTCCTGAGCACAACAGCTACAGAACACCCATATACTTTTCTTCAGACTGGCTCAATGAATATTGGGATTCAATTGAAGTGGATGACTATCGCTTTGTCTACATGGGTCCTAAAGGCTCCTG GACTCCCTTCCATGCAGATGTGTTCCGCTCCTACAGCTGGTCAGCCAACATCTGTGGGAGGAAGAAGTGGCTCCTCTATCCCCCCGGCCAAGAGGAGTTTTTAAGAGATCGCCATGGCACTCTGGCTTATGACGTTACAGCACCAATGCTTCAGGATAAAGGGCAGTACCCCCACATAGACAAGGCATGCCAGCCTCTGGAGATCATTCAGGAAGCAGGGGAAATCGTTTTTGTGCCAAGTGGCTGGCATCATCAAGTTTACAATCTG TTCTTACAAGACGAACTTGCCTCTGTCCAAAGAGAAATTGAAGAGTGGAGGGAAACAATGGACACTTGGCATCAACATTGCCAG GTAATCATGAAGTCATGCACTGGAATCGACTATGGAGAGTTTGCCACATTTTTAAAGATAATTGCAAACAGTCGCATATCATTTTTGAACTCTTATCCAGCGAGCAGCTCTCTTCAGTCAAGACACCTTGCTGAAGCACTGGAATCTTTGGGTCCTCATCATGCAACATTTGACCTTCAAAGAGTCACTTATATTCTTGAGAGTATGCTTAACAACGAAGACTTCAAGAGACTTGACCCTTCAATTTTAAAGTTTCAGCCAGAGGCACTACTTCAAGAAATACGAGAGGCAACAAGGTCTACTGTATGA
- the jmjd4 gene encoding 2-oxoglutarate and iron-dependent oxygenase JMJD4 isoform X1 encodes MDRETLHTSSSLIKIPRQTHQRCSSHFVDYIEKNMSYSRFFKNYLIPNHPCVFSKKFTEEWNCRKHWVTEEGKPNFSRLLQQFEETPVPVANCNVKEYNANPKQIIPFKEFIQYWREYIQNGHSSPKGCLYLKDWHMHRNFPEHNSYRTPIYFSSDWLNEYWDSIEVDDYRFVYMGPKGSWTPFHADVFRSYSWSANICGRKKWLLYPPGQEEFLRDRHGTLAYDVTAPMLQDKGQYPHIDKACQPLEIIQEAGEIVFVPSGWHHQVYNLEDTISINHNWLNGSNLDIMWQFLQDELASVQREIEEWRETMDTWHQHCQVIMKSCTGIDYGEFATFLKIIANSRISFLNSYPASSSLQSRHLAEALESLGPHHATFDLQRVTYILESMLNNEDFKRLDPSILKFQPEALLQEIREATRSTV; translated from the exons ATGGACAGGGAAACGTTACATACCTCCTCCAGTCTTATCAAAATACCCAGGCAGACACATCAGCGGTGTTCTTCCCATTTTGTCGACTACATCGAAAAGAACATGAGCTATTCCAGATTCTTTAAAAACTACTTGATTCCAAACCACCCCTGTGTTTTTTCGAAGAAGTTTACAGAAGAGTGGAACTGCAGAAAACACTGGGTCACAGAGGAGGGGAAGCCTAATTTCTCTAGACTTCTACAACAGTTTG AGGAAACACCAGTGCCCGTGGCAAACTGTAATGTCAAGGAATATAATGCGAATCCCAAGCAAATAATCCCATTTAAAGAATTCATCCAGTATTGGAGAGAATATATTCAAAATGGACACTCCTCACCCAAAGGATGTCTTTATCTAAAAGATTGGCATATGCACAG GAACTTTCCTGAGCACAACAGCTACAGAACACCCATATACTTTTCTTCAGACTGGCTCAATGAATATTGGGATTCAATTGAAGTGGATGACTATCGCTTTGTCTACATGGGTCCTAAAGGCTCCTG GACTCCCTTCCATGCAGATGTGTTCCGCTCCTACAGCTGGTCAGCCAACATCTGTGGGAGGAAGAAGTGGCTCCTCTATCCCCCCGGCCAAGAGGAGTTTTTAAGAGATCGCCATGGCACTCTGGCTTATGACGTTACAGCACCAATGCTTCAGGATAAAGGGCAGTACCCCCACATAGACAAGGCATGCCAGCCTCTGGAGATCATTCAGGAAGCAGGGGAAATCGTTTTTGTGCCAAGTGGCTGGCATCATCAAGTTTACAATCTG GAGGACACCATTTCTATTAATCATAACTGGTTAAATGGTTCTAATCTGGACATCATGTGGCAGTTCTTACAAGACGAACTTGCCTCTGTCCAAAGAGAAATTGAAGAGTGGAGGGAAACAATGGACACTTGGCATCAACATTGCCAG GTAATCATGAAGTCATGCACTGGAATCGACTATGGAGAGTTTGCCACATTTTTAAAGATAATTGCAAACAGTCGCATATCATTTTTGAACTCTTATCCAGCGAGCAGCTCTCTTCAGTCAAGACACCTTGCTGAAGCACTGGAATCTTTGGGTCCTCATCATGCAACATTTGACCTTCAAAGAGTCACTTATATTCTTGAGAGTATGCTTAACAACGAAGACTTCAAGAGACTTGACCCTTCAATTTTAAAGTTTCAGCCAGAGGCACTACTTCAAGAAATACGAGAGGCAACAAGGTCTACTGTATGA
- the iba57 gene encoding putative transferase CAF17 homolog, mitochondrial produces the protein MLNLGFLSGVVNTAMRTQAVKTFLTLSSVRRTLVWTNKQSQLRTYSQDHAKSGSANFVCYSLPHRTLVKIYGHETNSYLQGLVTNDMELLEDERCMYSHMLNVQGRTLYDLILYSLKGDSAEHSLLLECDSTVKDAILKHLKVYKIRRKVSVTPCPELAIWALLPVDNSSPGKPEVTANKDNTVLEKDPRTELMGWRLIVCQEVNPKDIIASVQVGDTEEYHKHRYTIGLPEGVSDLPPGVALPLESNLVYMNGISFSKGCYIGQELTARTHHTGVVRKRLMPVCMSMPVDGLKEGVALQTNSGKPAGKYRAGKGDLGLSLVRLAHANEPLTLKASEDGSAVTLQAAMPEWWPKDAK, from the exons atgctcaatttagGTTTCTTGTCAGGCGTCGTTAACACTGCTATGAGAACGCAGGCTGTAAAAACGTTCCTCACTCTGTCATCAGTAAGAAGGACTTTAGTttggacaaacaaacaatcgcAACTCAGGACTTACAGTCAAGATCATGCGAAAAGTGGATCGGCTAACTTTGTTTGTTACAGTTTGCCGCACAGGACTCTAGTTAAAATATATGGCCATGAGACCAATTCATATCTTCAAGGACTTGTTACAAATGACATGGAGTTGCTGGAGGACGAAAGATGCATGTATTCACACATGCTGAATGTGCAGGGGAGGACTCTCTATGACCTTATCTTATACAG tttGAAAGGAGATTCTGCAGAACACAGCCTTTTACTGGAGTGTGACAGCACAGTGAAAGACGCAATCTTAAAGCATCTGAAGGTATACAAAATCCGCCGTAAGGTTAGCGTCACCCCTTGTCCTGAACTTGCTATATGGGCCCTGTTACCTGTGGACAACAGTTCACCAGGCAAACCAGAAGTGACTGCCAACAAAGACAATACTGTACTGGAGAAGGACCCAAGAACTGAGCTTATGGGGTGGAGACTGATTGTCTGCCAAGAAGTTAATCCAAAGGACATCATTGCCTCCGTTCAAGTGGGAGACACAGAAGAGTATCACAAGCACCGTTATACAATTG GCTTGCCAGAGGGTGTGAGCGATCTTCCTCCTGGTGTTGCCTTGCCTCTGGAATCCAACTTGGTGTACATGAATGGAATCAGCTTCAGTAAAGGCTGTTACATTGGCCAGGAGCTCACAGCCAGAACCCACCACACAGGTGTTGTGCGCAAGCGCttgatgcctgtgtgtatgtccatgccAGTTGACGGACTGAAGGAGGGAGTGGCACTGCAGACAAATTCTGGGAAACCAGCGGGGAAGTACAGAGCTGGGAAAGGAGACCTCGGACTGAGTCTTGTCCGCTTGGCACACGCTAACGAGCCACTAACACTGAAGGCATCTGAGGATGGCAGCGCTGTGACGCTGCAGGCCGCCATGCCTGAGTGGTGGCCTAAAGATGCCAAGTGA
- the gjc2 gene encoding gap junction protein gamma 2, which yields MSWSFLTRLLEEIHNHSTFVGKVWLTVLIIFRIVLTAVGGESIYSDEQTKFTCNTKQPGCDNVCYDSFAPLSHVRFWVFQIIMISTPSVMYLGYAIHKIARSSEDERRKFRRYQRKSHNNSRWRDSHPLEQVLEEEEDDDAEPMIYEDALEVPEAKPDVTNVPNRDPPKHDGRRRIMQEGLMKIYVIQLLSRAIFEIGFLVGQYLLYGFRVNPSYVCNKIPCPHRVDCFISRPTEKTIFLLIMYVVSCLCLVLNVCEMFHLGIGAFRDSLRRRRNKGRQPAFSYSYSRNIPASPPGYNLVIKSDKPGKMPNSLISHEQNMANVAQEQHCISPDENIPTDLASLHRHLRVAQEQLDMAFQTYNTKNNPQTSRTSSPVSGGTMAEQNRVNTAQEKQGARPKAATEKAGTIVKNGKTSVWI from the coding sequence ATGAGTTGGAGCTTCCTCACACGTCTTCTGGAAGAGATCCACAACCACTCCACCTTTGTGGGGAAAGTGTGGCTGACTGTTCTCATCATCTTCCGCATTGTGCTGACCGCCGTTGGGGGCGAGTCCATCTACTCAGACGAGCAGACCAAATTCACCTGCAACACCAAGCAGCCTGGCTGCGACAACGTGTGCTATGACTCATTTGCGCCTCTCTCGCACGTGCGGTTCTGGGTCTTTCAGATCATCATGATCTCTACACCCTCTGTCATGTACCTGGGCTACGCCATCCACAAAATCGCTCGCTCGTCGGAGGACGAGCGCCGAAAGTTCCGCAGGTACCAAAGGAAGAGCCACAACAACAGTCGCTGGCGAGACAGCCACCCTCTAGAACAGGTGcttgaagaggaagaggacgacgACGCAGAGCCGATGATCTACGAAGACGCTTTGGAAGTGCCGGAGGCAAAGCCGGACGTGACCAACGTTCCCAACAGGGATCCGCCGAAGCACGACGGGCGGCGGAGGATCATGCAGGAGGGCCTGATGAAGATCTACGTGATCCAGCTCTTGTCCCGTGCCATCTTCGAGATCGGCTTCCTGGTGGGCCAGTACCTCCTGTACGGCTTCCGAGTCAACCCGTCCTACGTGTGCAATAAGATCCCGTGTCCCCACAGGGTGGACTGCTTCATCTCGCGGCCCACGGAGAAGACCATCTTCCTGCTCATCATGTACGTGGTGAGTTGCCTGTGCCTGGTGCTCAACGTGTGCGAGATGTTCCACCTGGGCATCGGTGCCTTCAGAGACTCTCTCCGCAGACGGAGGAACAAAGGCCGGCAGCCTGCCTTCAGTTACTCTTACTCGAGGAACATCCCAGCGTCGCCTCCGGGATACAACCTGGTCATTAAGTCCGACAAACCTGGCAAGATGCCCAACAGTCTCATATCGCACGAGCAGAACATGGCGAACGTGGCCCAAGAGCAGCACTGCATAAGCCCTGACGAGAACATCCCCACTGACTTGGCTAGTCTACATCGCCACCTACGGGTGGCCCAGGAGCAGTTGGATATGGCCTTTCAGACTTACAACACCAAAAACAACCCACAGACTTCCAGAACCAGCAGTCCAGTCTCAGGGGGCACCATGGCCGAACAGAACCGGGTCAACACGGCCCAGGAAAAGCAGGGGGCGAGGCCCAAAGCTGCCACTGAGAAAGCTGGAACAATAGTCAAAAATGGCAAGACATCTGTATGGATCTAA
- the LOC134072849 gene encoding 5-beta-cholestane-3-alpha,7-alpha-diol 12-alpha-hydroxylase-like encodes MPSVVQRFRKRTDMGLILPVLLALLLSVLGGLYLLGAFRRHRPDEPPLDKGPLPWLGHVLEFRRDTTKFLERMKKKHGDIFTVLLGGFYFTFIMDPLSFGSVVKEARAKLDFNKFAKHLVQRVFGYYSLEGDHKFLQMYSNKHLMGDGLVVMTQAMMSNLQNLMLHSVGSGDHQNGWQEDGLFKYSYNIVFRAGYLALFGNKTPTQAEGLEKAKEADRLESDELFHEFRKYDQLFPNLAYGVLGPSEKMEAERLKRLFWNILSVQKVSTRDNISGWVLDQQQVRAERGMEESMQDRFMFLLLWASQGNTGPSAFWLLLFLMKHPEAMKAVRTEVEQVLQETGQEVKRGGPLIDLTRDMLLKTPVLDSTVEETLRLTAAPVLTRAVIQDMALKMSDGREYNVREGDRVALFPYTAVHMDPEVHPDPAIFKYDRFLTSDGVRKTDFYKYGRKVKYYTMPWGAGVTMCPGRFFATNELKQFIFLLLSYFDFELKDPDEKMPDIDVRRWGFGSMQPTHDIPFRYRLKF; translated from the coding sequence ATGCCCAGTGTAGTTCAGAGATTCCGTAAGAGAACAGACATGGGCTTGATTCTGCCGGTTTTGCTTGCCTTGCTACTCTCTGTTCTAGGTGGATTATACCTACTGGGGGCTTTCCGTCGACATCGTCCAGACGAGCCTCCCCTCGATAAGGGCCCTCTGCCATGGCTTGGACATGTTCTTGAATTCAGGAGAGATACCACAAAGTTTTTAGAgcgcatgaaaaaaaaacatggagacATCTTTACAGTGCTGTTGGGTGGTTTTTATTTCACATTCATCATGGACCCTTTATCATTTGGATCAGTGGTAAAGGAGGCCAGAGCCAAACTGGATTTCAATAAGTTTGCCAAACATCTTGTCCAAAGAGTTTTTGGATATTATTCCCTTGAAGGTGATCACAAGTTCCTTCAAATGTACAGCAATAAGCATCTTATGGGTGATGGGCTAGTTGTGATGACCCAGGCCATGATGAGCAACCTTCAGAATCTCATGCTGCACAGTGTTGGTTCAGGAGACCATCAAAATGGCTGGCAGGAAGATGGGCTTTTCAAATACAGCTACAACATTGTTTTTCGAGCTGGATATCTGGCATTGTTTGGCAATAAGACACCCACACAGGCAGAGGGGCTAGAGAAAGCCAAAGAAGCAGATCGTCTGGAGTCAGATGAACTGTTTCATGAGTTCCGTAAGTACGACCAGCTGTTCCCTAATCTGGCATATGGCGTCCTGGGCCCCAGTGAGAAGATGGAGGCAGAGCGTCTGAAGAGACTATTCTGGAATATACTGTCAGTGCAGAAAGTGAGTACCAGAGACAACATCAGTGGTTGGGTCCTGGACCAGCAGCAAGTAAGAGCTGAACGTGGAATGGAAGAAAGCATGCAAGACCGATTTATGTTCCTGCTCCTTTGGGCGTCACAGGGAAACACTGGCCCTTCTGCCTTCTGGCTGCTCCTCTTTCTCATGAAGCATCCTGAAGCCATGAAGGCGGTGCGAACTGAGGTGGAGCAGGTACTGCAGGAGACAGGACAGGAAGTGAAGCGTGGAGGACCCCTCATTGACCTGACCAGGGACATGCTCCTGAAGACGCCGGTCCTAGACAGCACTGTGGAGGAGACCTTGCGTTTAACAGCTGCACCAGTCCTCACCCGCGCTGTAATACAAGACATGGCCTTGAAGATGTCTGATGGTCGTGAATATAATGtccgggagggagacagagtggCTCTTTTCCCCTATACAGCGGTGCACATGGATCCAGAGGTTCATCCTGATCCAGCTATTTTCAAATATGACCGTTTCCTTACTTCAGATggtgtgagaaagacagattTCTACAAATATGGCAGAAAGGTGAAATACTACACCATGCCCTGGGGAGCTGGTGTCACCATGTGTCCAGGGCGCTTTTTTGCCACCAATGAGCTGAAGCAGTTTatcttcctcctgctctcatATTTTGACTTTGAGCTGAAGGACCCTGATGAGAAGATGCCTGATATTGATGTAAGGCGCTGGGGCTTTGGATCAATGCAGCCCACCCATGACATTCCCTTCCGATACAGGCTGAAATTCTGA
- the LOC134072858 gene encoding 5-beta-cholestane-3-alpha,7-alpha-diol 12-alpha-hydroxylase-like isoform X2 — translation MGLILPVLFALLLSVLGGLYLLGTFRRHRPGEPPLDKGPLPWLGHVLEFRRDTAKFLERMKGKHGDIFTVLLGGFYFTFIMDSLSFGAVVKEARSKLDFNKFAKHLVRRVFGYYTPEIEHKDFQMYSNKHLMGDGLVVMTQAMMNNLQNLMLHSVGSGDRQNCWQEDGLFKYSYNIVFRAGYLALFGNKTPIQPEGLEKAKEADRLESDELFYEFRKYDQLFPNLAYGVLGPSEKMEAERLKRLFWNMLSVQRVSTRDNISGWVLDQQQVKAERGMEESMQDRFMFLLLWASQGNTGPSAFWLLLFLMKHPEAMKAVRAEVEQVLQETGQEVKRGGPLIDLTRDMLLKTPVLDSAVEETLRLTAAPVLTRAVLEDMALKMADDHGHRS, via the exons ATGGGCTTGATTCTGCCAGTTTTATTTGCTCTGCTACTCTCTGTTCTAGGTGGGTTGTATCTCCTGGGAACTTTCCGTCGACATCGTCCAGGTGAGCCTCCCCTCGATAAAGGCCCACTGCCATGGCTCGGACATGTACTTGAATTCAGGAGAGATACCGCAAAGTTTTTAGAGCGCATGAAAGGAAAACATGGAGACATCTTTACAGTGCTGCTGGGTGGATTTTATTTCACATTCATCATGGACTCTTTATCATTTGGAGCAGTGGTGAAGGAGGCCAGATCCAAACTCGATTTCAACAAGTTTGCCAAACATCTTGTCCGAAGAGTTTTTGGCTATTATACCCCTGAAATTGAGCACAAGGACTTCCAAATGTACAGCAACAAACATCTTATGGGTGACGGACTAGTTGTGATGACCCAGGCCATGATGAACAACCTTCAGAATCTCATGCTGCACAGTGTTGGTTCAGGAGACCGTCAAAATTGCTGGCAGGAAGATGGACTTTTCAAATACAGCTACAACATTGTTTTTCGAGCTGGATATCTGGCATTGTTTGGCAATAAGACACCCATACAGCCTGAGGGGCTAGAGAAAGCCAAGGAGGCAGATCGTCTAGAGTCAGATGAACTGTTCTATGAGTTCCGTAAGTACGACCAGCTGTTCCCTAATCTGGCATATGGCGTCCTTGGCCCCAGTGAGAAGATGGAGGCAGAGCGTCTGAAGAGACTATTCTGGAATATGCTGTCAGTACAGAGAGTGAGTACCAGAGACAACATCAGTGGTTGGGTCCTGGACCAGCAGCAAGTAAAAGCTGAACGTGGAATGGAAGAAAGCATGCAAGACCGATTTATGTTCCTCCTCCTTTGGGCGTCACAGGGAAACACTGGCCCTTCTGCCTTCTGGCTGCTCCTCTTTCTCATGAAGCATCCTGAAGCCATGAAGGCGGTGCGAGCTGAGGTGGAGCAGGTACTGCAGGAGACAGGACAGGAAGTGAAGCGTGGAGGACCCCTCATTGACCTGACCAGGGACATGCTCCTGAAGACGCCGGTCCTAGACAGCGCTGTGGAGGAGACTTTGCGTTTAACAGCTGCACCAGTCCTCACCCGTGCTGTTCTAGAAGACATGGCCTTGAAGATGGCTGATGATC ATGGACACAGAAGCTGA
- the LOC134072858 gene encoding 5-beta-cholestane-3-alpha,7-alpha-diol 12-alpha-hydroxylase-like isoform X1, which produces MGLILPVLFALLLSVLGGLYLLGTFRRHRPGEPPLDKGPLPWLGHVLEFRRDTAKFLERMKGKHGDIFTVLLGGFYFTFIMDSLSFGAVVKEARSKLDFNKFAKHLVRRVFGYYTPEIEHKDFQMYSNKHLMGDGLVVMTQAMMNNLQNLMLHSVGSGDRQNCWQEDGLFKYSYNIVFRAGYLALFGNKTPIQPEGLEKAKEADRLESDELFYEFRKYDQLFPNLAYGVLGPSEKMEAERLKRLFWNMLSVQRVSTRDNISGWVLDQQQVKAERGMEESMQDRFMFLLLWASQGNTGPSAFWLLLFLMKHPEAMKAVRAEVEQVLQETGQEVKRGGPLIDLTRDMLLKTPVLDSAVEETLRLTAAPVLTRAVLEDMALKMADDHGVRKTDFYKHGRKVKYYTMPWGAGVTMCPGRFFATNELKQFIFLMLSYFDFELKDPDEKMPDIDTRRFGFGSLHPTRDIPFRYRLKF; this is translated from the exons ATGGGCTTGATTCTGCCAGTTTTATTTGCTCTGCTACTCTCTGTTCTAGGTGGGTTGTATCTCCTGGGAACTTTCCGTCGACATCGTCCAGGTGAGCCTCCCCTCGATAAAGGCCCACTGCCATGGCTCGGACATGTACTTGAATTCAGGAGAGATACCGCAAAGTTTTTAGAGCGCATGAAAGGAAAACATGGAGACATCTTTACAGTGCTGCTGGGTGGATTTTATTTCACATTCATCATGGACTCTTTATCATTTGGAGCAGTGGTGAAGGAGGCCAGATCCAAACTCGATTTCAACAAGTTTGCCAAACATCTTGTCCGAAGAGTTTTTGGCTATTATACCCCTGAAATTGAGCACAAGGACTTCCAAATGTACAGCAACAAACATCTTATGGGTGACGGACTAGTTGTGATGACCCAGGCCATGATGAACAACCTTCAGAATCTCATGCTGCACAGTGTTGGTTCAGGAGACCGTCAAAATTGCTGGCAGGAAGATGGACTTTTCAAATACAGCTACAACATTGTTTTTCGAGCTGGATATCTGGCATTGTTTGGCAATAAGACACCCATACAGCCTGAGGGGCTAGAGAAAGCCAAGGAGGCAGATCGTCTAGAGTCAGATGAACTGTTCTATGAGTTCCGTAAGTACGACCAGCTGTTCCCTAATCTGGCATATGGCGTCCTTGGCCCCAGTGAGAAGATGGAGGCAGAGCGTCTGAAGAGACTATTCTGGAATATGCTGTCAGTACAGAGAGTGAGTACCAGAGACAACATCAGTGGTTGGGTCCTGGACCAGCAGCAAGTAAAAGCTGAACGTGGAATGGAAGAAAGCATGCAAGACCGATTTATGTTCCTCCTCCTTTGGGCGTCACAGGGAAACACTGGCCCTTCTGCCTTCTGGCTGCTCCTCTTTCTCATGAAGCATCCTGAAGCCATGAAGGCGGTGCGAGCTGAGGTGGAGCAGGTACTGCAGGAGACAGGACAGGAAGTGAAGCGTGGAGGACCCCTCATTGACCTGACCAGGGACATGCTCCTGAAGACGCCGGTCCTAGACAGCGCTGTGGAGGAGACTTTGCGTTTAACAGCTGCACCAGTCCTCACCCGTGCTGTTCTAGAAGACATGGCCTTGAAGATGGCTGATGATC ATggtgtgagaaagacagattTCTACAAACATGGCAGAAAGGTTAAGTACTACACCATGCCCTGGGGAGCAGGTGTCACCATGTGTCCAGGGCGCTTTTTTGCCACCAATGAGCTGAAGCAGTTTATCTTCCTCATGCTCTCATATTTTGACTTTGAGCTGAAGGACCCTGATGAGAAGATGCCTGATATTGACACGAGGCGTTTTGGCTTTGGGTCACTGCATCCCACCCGAGATATTCCCTTCAGATACAGGCTGAAATTCTGA
- the LOC134102599 gene encoding 5-beta-cholestane-3-alpha,7-alpha-diol 12-alpha-hydroxylase-like: MGLILPVLLALLLSVLGGLYLLGAFRQHRPGEPPLDKGPLPWLGHVLEFRRDTAKFLERMKEKHGDIFTVLLGGFYFTFIMDPLSFGAVVKEARSKLDFNKFAKHLVRRVFGYYPPESGHKDFQMYSNKHLMGDGLVVMTQAMMSNLQNLMLHSVGSGDHQNGWQEDGLFKYSYNIVFRAGYLALFGNKTPTQAEGLEKAKEADRLESDELFHEFRKYDQLFPNLAYGVLGPSEKMEAERLKRLFWNMLSVQKVSTRDNISGWVLDQQQIKAERGMEESMRDRFMFLLLWASQGNTGPSAFWLLLFLMKHPEAMKAVRAEVEQVLQETGQEVKRGGPLIDLTRDMLLKTPVLDSTVEETLRLTAAPLLNRAVVQDMALKMADGREYSIRRGDRVALFPYTAVQMDPEVHPDPTTFKYDRFLTSDGVRKTDFYKNGRKVKYYTMPWGTGVSMCPGRFFATNELKQFIFLMLSYFDFELKDPDEKMPEIDVRRFGFVSLHPTRDIPFRYRLKF; encoded by the coding sequence ATGGGCTTGATTCTGCCAGTTTTGCTTGCCTTGCTACTCTCTGTTCTAGGTGGATTATACCTCCTGGGGGCTTTCCGTCAACACCGCCCCGGTGAGCCTCCCCTCGATAAGGGCCCTCTGCCATGGCTGGGACATGTTCTTGAATTCAGGAGAGATACCGCAAAGTTTTTAGAACgcatgaaagaaaaacatggaGACATCTTTACAGTGCTGCTGGGTGGATTTTATTTCACATTCATCATGGACCCTTTATCATTTGGAGCAGTGGTGAAGGAGGCCAGATCCAAACTGGATTTCAATAAGTTTGCCAAACATCTTGTCCGAAGAGTTTTTGGTTATTATCCCCCTGAAAGTGGGCACAAGGATTTCCAAATGTACAGCAACAAGCATCTTATGGGTGACGGACTAGTTGTGATGACCCAGGCCATGATGAGCAACCTTCAGAATCTCATGCTGCACAGTGTTGGTTCAGGAGACCATCAAAATGGCTGGCAGGAAGATGGGCTTTTCAAATACAGCTACAACATTGTTTTTCGAGCTGGATATCTGGCATTGTTTGGCAACAAGACACCCACACAGGCAGAGGGGCTAGAGAAAGCCAAGGAAGCAGATCGTCTGGAGTCAGATGAACTGTTTCATGAGTTCCGTAAGTACGACCAGCTGTTCCCTAATCTGGCATATGGCGTCCTGGGCCCCAGTGAGAAGATGGAGGCAGAGCGTCTGAAGAGACTATTCTGGAATATGCTGTCAGTGCAGAAAGTGAGTACCAGAGACAACATCAGTGGTTGGGTCCTGGACCAGCAGCAAATAAAAGCTGAACGTGGAATGGAAGAAAGCATGCGAGACCGATTTATGTTCCTCCTCCTTTGGGCGTCACAGGGAAACACTGGCCCTTCTGCCTTCTGGCTGCTCCTCTTTCTCATGAAGCATCCTGAAGCCATGAAGGCGGTGCGAGCTGAGGTGGAGCAGGTACTGCAGGAGACAGGACAGGAAGTGAAGCGTGGAGGACCCCTCATTGACCTGACCAGGGACATGCTCCTGAAGACGCCGGTCCTAGACAGCACTGTGGAGGAGACCTTGCGTTTAACAGCTGCACCTCTTCTCAACCGCGCTGTAGTGCAAGACATGGCATTGAAGATGGCTGATGGTCGTGAATATAGCATCCGCAGGGGAGACAGAGTGGCTCTTTTTCCCTATACAGCTGTGCAAATGGATCCAGAGGTCCACCCTGATCCAACTACTTTCAAATATGACCGTTTCCTCACTTCAGATggtgtgagaaagacagattTCTACAAAAATGGCAGAAAGGTGAAATACTACACCATGCCCTGGGGAACCGGTGTCAGCATGTGTCCAGGGCGCTTTTTTGCCACCAATGAGCTGAAGCAGTTTATCTTCCTCATGCTCTCATATTTTGACTTTGAGCTGAAGGACCCTGATGAGAAGATGCCTGAAATTGATGTAAGGCGTTTTGGCTTTGTGTCACTGCATCCCACCCGAGACATTCCCTTCAGATACAGGCTGAAATTCTGA